A genomic stretch from Solanum stenotomum isolate F172 chromosome 8, ASM1918654v1, whole genome shotgun sequence includes:
- the LOC125873110 gene encoding uncharacterized protein LOC125873110 isoform X2, with translation MGAITLTCFVNSIRGEAPNLSNGLPSKPKLSPLLSVSKPFWVVRTESNVRKERRKQPDPPCVVCKGNGRVECYHCHGRGRTNFVDLEMLPRGEWPKWCKSCGGSGLGYCSRCLGTGEYRYIMGFHFMRRDDEPEV, from the exons atgGGAGCGATAACATTGACTTGTTTCGTTAACTCCATTCGAGGGGAAGCCCCAAATTTAAGTAATGGCCTTCCTTCTAAACCAAAGCTGTCTCCTCTCCTTTCCGTTTCAAAGCCATTTTGGGTCGTCAGAACTGAG TCGAATGTTcgcaaagaaagaagaaagcaGCCAGATCCTCCTTGTGTTGTCTGTAAAGGGAATGGCAGAGTTGAGTGCTACCATTGCCATGGCAGAG GGAGGACTAACTTTGTGGACCTAGAAATGCTTCCAAGAGGAGAATGGCCAAAATG GTGCAAGAGTTGTGGTGGAAGTGGGCTTGGATACTGTTCTCGTTGCCTTGGGACGGGTGAATACCGATATATAATGGGATTTCATTTCATGAGACGGGATGATGAACCTGAAG TTTGA
- the LOC125873110 gene encoding uncharacterized protein LOC125873110 isoform X1, which translates to MGAITLTCFVNSIRGEAPNLSNGLPSKPKLSPLLSVSKPFWVVRTESNVRKERRKQPDPPCVVCKGNGRVECYHCHGRGRTNFVDLEMLPRGEWPKWCKSCGGSGLGYCSRCLGTGEYRYIMGFHFMRRDDEPEGRY; encoded by the exons atgGGAGCGATAACATTGACTTGTTTCGTTAACTCCATTCGAGGGGAAGCCCCAAATTTAAGTAATGGCCTTCCTTCTAAACCAAAGCTGTCTCCTCTCCTTTCCGTTTCAAAGCCATTTTGGGTCGTCAGAACTGAG TCGAATGTTcgcaaagaaagaagaaagcaGCCAGATCCTCCTTGTGTTGTCTGTAAAGGGAATGGCAGAGTTGAGTGCTACCATTGCCATGGCAGAG GGAGGACTAACTTTGTGGACCTAGAAATGCTTCCAAGAGGAGAATGGCCAAAATG GTGCAAGAGTTGTGGTGGAAGTGGGCTTGGATACTGTTCTCGTTGCCTTGGGACGGGTGAATACCGATATATAATGGGATTTCATTTCATGAGACGGGATGATGAACCTGAAGGTAGATATTAG